Proteins co-encoded in one Aphis gossypii isolate Hap1 unplaced genomic scaffold, ASM2018417v2 Contig00551, whole genome shotgun sequence genomic window:
- the LOC126554598 gene encoding uncharacterized protein LOC126554598 isoform X2: MNSVCSHCKALKYKNEANGLCCANGTDSIHFLTNIQQYNNCFQMTSFGATNVVRENFMPTFKIQGQIYHRAGSLLPVSDSDNKFLQIYFMGNSPQEIDLRCAHNNLVKRSIVEQLQTLFHQHNQLIILFKTALDLMPSDNHKIVIRADKTPAGQHTRRFNAPTIDEVAIVVVGENLESRDIVLRRRNDQLQRIRKHTAHMMHCNIPLYFGKVKMATISQ, encoded by the exons ATGAACTCGGTTTGCTCACACTGTAaggcattaaaatacaaaaacgaagCCAATGGATTGTGTTGCGCAAATG GAACAGATTCTATACACTTTTTGACAAATAtccaacaatataacaattgctTTCAAATGACTTCATTTGGGGCAACAAATGTAGTTCGGGAAAATTTTATGCCAACTTtcaag atacAAGGGCAAATATATCATAGAGCAGGTTCACTGTTACCAGTGTCAGATAGCGACAACAAATTcctgcaaatttattttatgggcaATTCACCACAAGAAATTGATCTGCGTTGTGCacataacaatttagtaaAGAGGTCTATTGTAGAACAATTACAAACTTTATTTCATCAGCACaatcaattgattatattgtttaaaactgcCCTGGATCTGATGCCATCCGATAAtcacaaaattgtaatcagAGCTGATAAAACACCTGCAGGTCAACATACAAGACGTTTTAATGCACCAACTATTGATGAAGTTGCTATCGTTGTAGTTGGAGAAAACTTGGAATCCCgtgatattgttttacgtCGTCGGAATGATCAATTACAACGTATAAGGAAACACACCGCTCATATGATGCACTGCAATATCCCATTATATTTTGGCAAGGTGAAGATGGCTACGatttctcaataa
- the LOC126554598 gene encoding uncharacterized protein LOC126554598 isoform X1: MNSVCSHCKALKYKNEANGLCCANGKVKLIPLDPPPEPLYSLVSGIGTDSIHFLTNIQQYNNCFQMTSFGATNVVRENFMPTFKIQGQIYHRAGSLLPVSDSDNKFLQIYFMGNSPQEIDLRCAHNNLVKRSIVEQLQTLFHQHNQLIILFKTALDLMPSDNHKIVIRADKTPAGQHTRRFNAPTIDEVAIVVVGENLESRDIVLRRRNDQLQRIRKHTAHMMHCNIPLYFGKVKMATISQ; this comes from the exons ATGAACTCGGTTTGCTCACACTGTAaggcattaaaatacaaaaacgaagCCAATGGATTGTGTTGCGCAAATGGTAAAGTGAAATTGATACCATTGGATCCACCACCAGAACCATTGTACTCATTGGTTTCAGGAATAGGAACAGATTCTATACACTTTTTGACAAATAtccaacaatataacaattgctTTCAAATGACTTCATTTGGGGCAACAAATGTAGTTCGGGAAAATTTTATGCCAACTTtcaag atacAAGGGCAAATATATCATAGAGCAGGTTCACTGTTACCAGTGTCAGATAGCGACAACAAATTcctgcaaatttattttatgggcaATTCACCACAAGAAATTGATCTGCGTTGTGCacataacaatttagtaaAGAGGTCTATTGTAGAACAATTACAAACTTTATTTCATCAGCACaatcaattgattatattgtttaaaactgcCCTGGATCTGATGCCATCCGATAAtcacaaaattgtaatcagAGCTGATAAAACACCTGCAGGTCAACATACAAGACGTTTTAATGCACCAACTATTGATGAAGTTGCTATCGTTGTAGTTGGAGAAAACTTGGAATCCCgtgatattgttttacgtCGTCGGAATGATCAATTACAACGTATAAGGAAACACACCGCTCATATGATGCACTGCAATATCCCATTATATTTTGGCAAGGTGAAGATGGCTACGatttctcaataa